In a single window of the Haloprofundus halobius genome:
- a CDS encoding type II toxin-antitoxin system death-on-curing family toxin, which yields MTDDVAYPSVELILDLHEQIVEEGDATEPGIRSEDAIESAVQYVSEGYFGEVPQTLHEKAVHLMRLLVADHPFVDGNKRTALRTVVVFYMLNGHTFDYGDEIRALLHRFATDEAAVDTETAVIYFRACARRN from the coding sequence GTGACTGACGACGTCGCGTATCCTTCGGTCGAGCTCATTCTCGATCTCCACGAGCAGATCGTTGAGGAGGGCGACGCCACAGAACCCGGAATTCGGTCGGAGGATGCGATCGAATCTGCAGTGCAGTACGTCTCTGAAGGCTACTTTGGGGAGGTTCCACAGACACTGCATGAAAAAGCGGTACATCTGATGCGTCTTCTCGTTGCAGATCATCCCTTTGTCGACGGAAACAAGCGGACTGCACTCCGAACGGTGGTTGTCTTCTACATGCTGAACGGACACACGTTTGATTACGGCGACGAAATTCGGGCCCTACTGCATCGCTTTGCGACCGATGAAGCCGCCGTCGACACTGAGACCGCAGTGATCTACTTCCGAGCGTGTGCTCGTCGCAACTGA
- a CDS encoding MarR family transcriptional regulator — translation MRFDADWMSRADDRILEHLSEDGPDTPKEMADSDRVRFSRQHINARCKTLVNYGLVIHLGNGVYDITRQGEQYLAGDLDARDLEAA, via the coding sequence ATGCGCTTCGACGCCGACTGGATGTCTCGCGCCGATGACCGCATTCTGGAGCATCTTTCTGAGGACGGACCCGACACCCCGAAGGAAATGGCTGACAGCGACCGTGTGCGTTTTTCCCGGCAACACATCAACGCCCGCTGCAAGACGCTCGTCAATTACGGCCTCGTCATCCACCTCGGCAACGGCGTCTACGACATCACTCGCCAAGGAGAACAATATCTCGCCGGCGACCTCGACGCTCGTGATCTCGAAGCTGCGTGA
- a CDS encoding transcription initiation factor IIB, with amino-acid sequence MATREIYETSFDEDVSNNNTACPECDGQVRTNTVETVCEDCGLVIDEQKIDHGPEWRSFATDEETPNRTGAPLTVARHDRGLSTKIGRRKDANGNELSGQKRQRLARMRREQTRGRFQSKAERNLAHGLGEVRRIASVLELSDSVRDQACQLFRSAQSEDLLRGRSIESIATASVYGVCRCNGHSRLLDDVVDAARVEQSRVTNAYKTLNRELGLPAQPVRPSEFIPRLASELEVPAYIRQRARRLAEQFESTGVASGVKPSGFAAACLYKAGREEGRWLTQAEVAEAASVTSTTIRSHRNTLNELAV; translated from the coding sequence ATGGCCACGAGAGAGATCTACGAAACCAGCTTCGACGAAGACGTATCGAACAACAACACGGCGTGCCCCGAATGTGACGGCCAAGTGAGAACAAATACCGTCGAGACGGTCTGTGAGGACTGTGGGCTCGTCATCGACGAACAGAAAATCGACCACGGTCCGGAGTGGCGGTCGTTCGCTACCGATGAAGAAACCCCGAATCGAACAGGTGCACCACTCACCGTCGCACGCCATGACCGAGGCCTGTCGACGAAAATCGGTCGCAGGAAAGATGCGAATGGGAACGAACTCTCTGGGCAAAAGCGCCAGCGGCTAGCCCGGATGCGGCGTGAGCAGACTCGTGGTCGGTTCCAGTCGAAAGCCGAGCGAAACCTCGCACACGGCCTGGGTGAGGTCCGAAGAATCGCGAGCGTCCTCGAGCTCTCAGATTCGGTTCGTGACCAAGCGTGTCAACTGTTCCGGAGCGCTCAAAGCGAAGACCTGCTTCGAGGCCGATCAATCGAGTCGATCGCGACAGCAAGCGTCTATGGTGTCTGTCGATGTAACGGCCACTCACGGTTACTCGACGACGTCGTCGATGCGGCACGCGTTGAACAATCGAGAGTTACGAACGCGTACAAAACGCTGAATAGAGAACTTGGACTGCCAGCCCAGCCTGTTCGCCCTAGCGAATTCATCCCCCGACTTGCGTCAGAACTCGAGGTTCCAGCGTACATCCGACAGCGAGCTCGGAGGTTGGCTGAACAGTTTGAATCGACAGGAGTAGCGTCGGGTGTTAAACCATCGGGATTCGCAGCCGCCTGTCTCTACAAGGCGGGTCGCGAAGAGGGACGGTGGCTAACACAGGCGGAAGTCGCTGAGGCGGCGAGCGTCACGTCAACGACCATCCGGTCGCATCGAAACACATTGAACGAATTGGCGGTCTGA
- a CDS encoding DNA-binding protein yields MSSKNVFGNEVSVDEQAFEKADEAAVDEDGFEVVDETPEFQATVQMEVQAKVDANHPDGMVDTSDERIYGATLEQEERIRAREAELERISAQAELGTQEGREKRTRDIAAKRSAERRAEFQKRAASVDPWADPERDDPRAELTQEQLAAVNKQSMRLAEKLDSWSRAAIGRRLGEAVVGGKDLTSAVVGVFEELQTAPGQVVPIGMLEDVNRKEVSIEGRVTQLWEPSSSAISQVGLIEDESGRTKFTSWVASDQPWIEEGEHVRIHGAAKNWYNGRVSVALTGWTTVHFPERGRWWEA; encoded by the coding sequence ATGTCAAGTAAGAACGTCTTCGGTAATGAGGTTTCGGTCGATGAACAGGCATTCGAAAAAGCGGACGAAGCGGCGGTCGATGAAGATGGCTTCGAGGTCGTCGATGAGACGCCGGAGTTCCAGGCGACGGTGCAGATGGAGGTGCAGGCGAAGGTGGATGCCAACCACCCGGACGGGATGGTCGACACCAGTGACGAGCGGATCTACGGTGCGACCCTCGAACAAGAAGAGCGCATTCGGGCCAGGGAGGCTGAGCTGGAGCGCATCAGTGCCCAGGCGGAGCTGGGGACGCAAGAAGGTCGGGAGAAGCGGACGAGAGATATCGCGGCGAAGCGGAGCGCTGAGCGGCGTGCTGAGTTCCAGAAGCGGGCGGCGAGCGTGGACCCGTGGGCGGACCCAGAGCGAGACGATCCTCGTGCAGAACTCACGCAGGAGCAGTTGGCGGCGGTGAACAAGCAGTCGATGCGGCTGGCCGAAAAGCTGGATAGCTGGTCGCGAGCAGCGATTGGTCGGCGGCTGGGTGAAGCCGTAGTCGGTGGGAAAGACCTGACGAGTGCAGTCGTTGGGGTGTTCGAGGAGTTGCAGACGGCGCCGGGACAGGTGGTTCCCATCGGGATGCTCGAGGACGTCAATCGCAAAGAGGTAAGCATCGAAGGTCGCGTGACGCAGCTTTGGGAGCCGTCGAGTTCAGCCATTTCCCAAGTCGGCCTCATCGAAGACGAAAGCGGACGAACGAAGTTCACCAGCTGGGTTGCAAGCGACCAACCCTGGATTGAGGAGGGCGAACACGTTCGTATTCACGGAGCGGCGAAGAACTGGTACAACGGGCGCGTCTCGGTGGCTCTGACCGGTTGGACCACGGTTCACTTCCCCGAGCGCGGTCGGTGGTGGGAAGCGTAG
- a CDS encoding DUF7568 family protein, which produces MARIINWKRESRTPTLVYRNAETGARAVLHRAPDSYRYKWRGTILVDGYPVWSRGYETKDAKSFREELRERPAPELSCPECPNGDVLVGEKAADGAKVQRWFDCPDCGYEAPSRIVYGTER; this is translated from the coding sequence ATGGCTCGAATCATAAACTGGAAGCGCGAGAGCCGCACTCCCACACTCGTATACCGGAATGCCGAGACCGGCGCTCGGGCTGTCTTACACCGAGCACCGGACTCGTACCGCTACAAGTGGCGTGGCACAATCCTCGTCGACGGCTACCCAGTGTGGTCGCGAGGGTACGAGACAAAAGACGCGAAATCGTTCCGTGAAGAGCTCCGCGAACGGCCAGCGCCCGAACTGAGTTGTCCCGAGTGTCCGAACGGCGACGTCCTCGTCGGTGAGAAAGCAGCTGACGGCGCGAAAGTACAGCGCTGGTTCGACTGTCCCGACTGCGGGTACGAAGCGCCCTCGCGAATCGTGTACGGCACCGAGCGCTGA
- a CDS encoding DUF7342 family protein encodes MPDTASTDGPPPFDDPFSEDDVEQRIYGTILQTREPTTASAIAERAECDPKTARRYLSWFGELGIVIRHDGHPATYKRNNAYFEWRRINRLATNHSVKDLQQHVEKLTTHIDSYEEVYDAKTPAAVHAVEVAETSEKRTIDNVCSDLADWATAHEERTRYERARQQRASTDRQEI; translated from the coding sequence ATGCCCGACACAGCGTCCACGGACGGTCCCCCTCCTTTCGACGACCCATTTAGCGAGGACGACGTCGAACAACGCATCTACGGCACCATCCTGCAGACCCGGGAGCCGACGACGGCAAGCGCGATCGCCGAACGAGCAGAGTGTGACCCGAAGACTGCCCGGAGATACCTCAGCTGGTTCGGAGAACTCGGCATCGTCATACGCCATGACGGTCATCCGGCCACCTACAAGCGGAACAACGCGTACTTCGAGTGGCGACGCATCAACCGACTCGCCACAAACCACTCCGTCAAGGACCTCCAGCAGCACGTTGAGAAGTTGACCACGCACATCGACAGCTATGAAGAGGTCTACGACGCCAAGACGCCAGCGGCCGTCCACGCCGTCGAGGTTGCCGAAACAAGCGAGAAGCGGACAATTGACAACGTGTGCAGTGATCTCGCTGATTGGGCGACTGCCCACGAGGAGCGAACACGCTACGAACGTGCTCGCCAACAACGCGCCAGTACCGACCGCCAAGAGATATAA
- a CDS encoding DsbA family protein codes for MGDGTTDDLYIDPEDDDSGSTSGDEAPDVDPDQTGVDEYTDESPSEEAPSEDSGPQPTETTPSGTDGNGSSGGGGGGGGGGGGIIGIPEGVEVGDDSPDEAGEDPDSSEPEKSQDPETPDEEPEQEESEDEDDDDDEEEQEPKVVQYSDPWDNVGWGLYPIILKIKERYGHEVDTDYHLVPVREFVDPEEMASKWERDRLRHKMPIDTSVWEENPPESTELANRAYLAAMHQGPNAAQRYLRRLRTATMVEGTNIEDKEILFELAENAGLDINRLEEAWDKVEPRQTKRDLNPPFTKFHVDGEEVTQSGYLHYDDIVDIFDQSGIDSEEPQPLSGFVTEHGPVATQEVMTVYEWPQDRAEEELQQRDDIVPVEIGVGTFWTRHKQANEEI; via the coding sequence ATGGGTGACGGGACGACAGACGACCTGTACATTGACCCCGAGGACGATGACAGTGGTAGTACCTCCGGTGACGAAGCGCCAGACGTCGATCCCGACCAGACAGGAGTTGACGAGTACACCGATGAATCGCCGTCAGAGGAAGCACCCTCCGAAGATTCTGGCCCCCAGCCAACGGAGACCACACCGTCCGGAACAGACGGTAATGGAAGCAGTGGAGGTGGAGGTGGAGGCGGAGGCGGAGGAGGCGGCATCATCGGAATCCCCGAGGGTGTGGAGGTAGGTGACGACTCCCCCGATGAGGCGGGAGAAGACCCCGATTCTTCAGAGCCCGAGAAGTCACAGGATCCCGAGACTCCGGACGAAGAACCGGAACAAGAGGAGTCGGAAGACGAGGATGATGACGACGATGAAGAAGAACAAGAACCGAAGGTTGTGCAATACTCAGACCCGTGGGATAACGTGGGGTGGGGGCTGTATCCCATAATACTTAAAATCAAAGAACGATACGGACACGAAGTCGATACCGACTATCACCTTGTCCCCGTCCGCGAATTCGTTGACCCCGAAGAGATGGCATCGAAGTGGGAAAGAGACCGTCTTCGCCACAAAATGCCTATAGATACCTCCGTGTGGGAGGAGAATCCGCCGGAATCAACCGAACTCGCAAATCGCGCTTACCTGGCAGCGATGCACCAAGGGCCAAACGCCGCCCAACGATACCTTCGACGGCTTCGGACGGCCACCATGGTCGAAGGGACAAACATCGAGGATAAGGAGATCCTTTTCGAATTAGCGGAGAACGCGGGGCTCGATATCAACCGATTGGAGGAAGCTTGGGACAAAGTAGAGCCTCGTCAGACTAAACGTGATCTCAATCCGCCCTTCACCAAATTCCACGTCGACGGAGAGGAAGTCACTCAATCGGGCTATCTGCACTACGACGACATCGTAGATATTTTCGACCAATCAGGAATCGATAGTGAGGAGCCGCAACCCCTCTCCGGATTCGTTACCGAGCACGGCCCTGTTGCGACTCAAGAAGTCATGACCGTTTACGAGTGGCCGCAGGACCGAGCAGAGGAAGAACTCCAACAGCGGGACGATATTGTGCCTGTTGAGATCGGAGTTGGAACATTTTGGACGCGACACAAACAGGCAAATGAGGAGATCTGA
- a CDS encoding HalOD1 output domain-containing protein encodes MDRSPTSGSGASSDLLVDIIETLETCGLGRDEYQLHNSVDVEALEQLVASSDDDIAVQFTVEGIQLDVSPEGVDVVVEDQPDTGSK; translated from the coding sequence ATGGATCGCTCACCAACGAGTGGGTCCGGGGCATCGTCAGACCTCTTGGTCGACATCATCGAGACACTCGAAACCTGTGGGCTGGGTCGGGATGAGTATCAGCTCCATAATTCCGTCGACGTCGAGGCGCTCGAACAGTTGGTTGCTTCGTCTGATGATGATATCGCTGTCCAGTTCACCGTCGAGGGGATTCAACTCGATGTATCACCGGAAGGGGTGGACGTCGTCGTCGAGGATCAACCAGATACAGGCAGTAAGTAA
- a CDS encoding DUF7567 family protein, translating into MSLEVIDRHSEALFEFLWCPVCGHEIFSHITFEGMFCKNCNTQVKLQESRETRGYEEAVLACFDTDSTWNLHVDEKLRRDLPDGSARVKVLGAPGDYEVDWWSPKPDEDWEPVERGEFDDVEEPSEVSHLA; encoded by the coding sequence ATGAGTCTGGAAGTCATCGACCGCCACAGCGAAGCACTGTTCGAGTTCCTCTGGTGTCCGGTCTGCGGGCACGAGATATTCAGTCACATTACCTTCGAGGGGATGTTCTGCAAGAACTGCAATACGCAGGTTAAACTGCAAGAGTCACGGGAGACACGCGGCTACGAGGAGGCCGTCCTCGCCTGCTTCGACACCGATTCGACGTGGAACCTCCACGTCGACGAGAAGCTCCGTCGCGATCTTCCGGATGGGTCGGCGCGGGTGAAGGTCCTCGGTGCCCCAGGCGACTATGAGGTCGACTGGTGGAGTCCGAAGCCAGATGAGGACTGGGAGCCGGTCGAACGTGGTGAGTTCGACGATGTCGAGGAACCTTCAGAGGTCTCTCATTTGGCTTAG
- a CDS encoding metallophosphoesterase family protein, giving the protein MKLMFTRDDLPRNDRLSNPITVLVREVSPSSSNKLDFEVTVEDADGQTISLKIWSTHSLSLSLTEGHRYELKDVRGRYWSQGGSRHYQLDSTKDLTVTELGPADDNATRLLIVGDTHAGYRHRRRDKKAKGAKDLDARDRFQAVMDQANTLDADAIVHAGDIFDHVAIGADRSFVIDALNSELNIPFYYIYGNHDEPASRRTVDGATNDTSGIERLSNDGESVGEAGVTLFGIDYSHDSFPGEPLEASVQSVLSNANVLVVHDTPYPVRNENGYHIHQKRGADFRKAIEQTSVEIDLIVSGHMHVGQQGTLDEFQTPVLVTGAPAPINSGKEDNNPSTWLLRVTRSGIDGITRHPL; this is encoded by the coding sequence ATGAAGTTAATGTTTACTCGAGATGATCTCCCTCGTAATGACCGTCTTTCTAATCCTATCACAGTCCTCGTTCGAGAGGTCTCGCCCTCCAGTAGTAATAAACTCGATTTTGAAGTTACAGTCGAGGATGCAGACGGACAGACAATCTCTCTTAAAATCTGGTCGACGCATTCTCTCTCCCTTTCGCTTACCGAAGGTCACCGGTACGAACTGAAAGACGTCCGAGGAAGGTACTGGTCACAGGGTGGAAGTCGACACTACCAGCTCGACAGTACGAAGGATCTGACAGTAACTGAACTCGGTCCGGCCGATGACAACGCGACGCGACTCTTGATTGTCGGCGACACCCACGCCGGTTATCGGCATCGTCGCCGTGATAAGAAAGCAAAAGGTGCCAAAGATCTCGACGCTCGTGATCGCTTCCAAGCGGTAATGGATCAGGCCAACACCCTAGACGCTGATGCCATTGTCCACGCCGGGGACATTTTCGATCACGTTGCTATCGGAGCAGACCGGTCCTTTGTGATAGACGCTCTCAACTCAGAGCTCAATATTCCGTTCTACTACATCTACGGGAACCACGATGAGCCTGCTAGCCGTCGAACAGTTGATGGAGCAACTAACGATACATCAGGGATTGAGCGTCTCTCCAACGATGGAGAATCAGTAGGGGAAGCAGGCGTTACGCTATTCGGGATCGATTACAGCCACGATAGCTTCCCGGGCGAGCCGCTCGAAGCCTCGGTTCAATCAGTACTTTCAAACGCGAATGTATTGGTCGTCCACGATACTCCATACCCCGTCCGGAATGAAAACGGGTACCACATACATCAAAAGAGGGGAGCAGATTTTCGGAAGGCTATTGAACAAACCTCCGTTGAAATTGATCTCATCGTCTCCGGACACATGCACGTCGGTCAACAGGGCACGCTTGACGAGTTCCAAACGCCCGTCCTTGTTACCGGAGCACCAGCACCAATCAATAGCGGGAAAGAAGACAACAACCCGTCAACGTGGCTCCTCCGTGTGACTAGGAGCGGCATTGACGGCATCACACGACACCCTCTCTGA
- a CDS encoding ribbon-helix-helix domain-containing protein codes for MSASDDPRRVHFQSPEYLVDRLDAIAELFDKDRTDLLVEAIREYIEDTADSETFQELVATKYYDGQLEFETVKQLVGAETAQRLRLLKADLEDEPLDLAAPDDVDVYEGDVTTVETAADDDR; via the coding sequence ATGAGCGCAAGCGATGACCCACGACGGGTCCATTTCCAGTCCCCGGAATACCTCGTCGACCGGTTGGATGCGATCGCGGAGCTCTTCGACAAGGATCGGACGGATCTCCTCGTCGAGGCCATCCGCGAGTATATCGAGGACACTGCCGACAGCGAGACCTTCCAAGAGTTGGTCGCGACGAAGTACTACGACGGCCAACTCGAGTTCGAGACAGTCAAGCAGTTGGTCGGCGCCGAGACGGCCCAGCGGCTCCGTCTCCTCAAAGCGGACCTCGAGGACGAGCCACTCGATCTCGCTGCCCCCGACGACGTCGACGTCTACGAAGGGGATGTGACGACAGTCGAGACCGCGGCCGACGATGATCGATGA
- a CDS encoding DUF4238 domain-containing protein has translation MPARKKQHYVPKLYMRGFTDTEKLPSYQLDRRQEFQPTSIHHLCYEDYFYSDDPEKEEATMKLEGRFAGVLQDLRNDQTLSALDSEDEWMFLLTFLTHTHTRTKNAKKESQELSHELLRLWLEANEGVMEGDDEEMRQKALEMLEEEKIQIKNTPAFPMGELVSMYGPLLIGDLEVALLRDVTGMGFIFSDHPVVLDNPMFQDKIRDAKTGFQTRGIQIFCPISPDLTLMMYDPDCYHIPGTGVVEVGSDAVTELNRLQIVNALDAVFYQTEGRESEIRVLHDEVADLRPENMTQVDWFDADDPRFDTDNEVFGIGSTVPDFSPELPFIESRNAEFDLIRSPEMYARFKSMIEDARDYAKEQLAQDE, from the coding sequence ATGCCAGCAAGGAAAAAACAGCACTACGTGCCAAAACTCTATATGAGGGGATTCACTGACACCGAGAAACTCCCCTCATATCAGTTAGACCGCCGCCAAGAATTTCAGCCGACATCGATTCACCATCTCTGCTACGAGGACTATTTCTATAGCGACGATCCCGAGAAGGAAGAAGCAACAATGAAATTGGAGGGTCGGTTCGCGGGTGTCCTACAAGACCTTAGGAACGATCAGACGCTCTCCGCGTTAGACAGTGAGGATGAGTGGATGTTCCTTCTCACGTTCTTAACGCATACTCATACACGGACGAAGAACGCGAAAAAAGAATCTCAAGAACTCAGCCACGAACTCCTCCGTCTCTGGCTTGAAGCGAATGAAGGCGTTATGGAGGGAGACGACGAAGAGATGCGTCAAAAAGCCTTAGAGATGCTCGAGGAGGAAAAAATCCAGATAAAAAACACCCCTGCATTCCCGATGGGAGAACTCGTCTCTATGTACGGGCCACTACTGATTGGCGATCTGGAAGTAGCATTATTGAGGGACGTGACCGGGATGGGGTTCATTTTCTCAGATCACCCAGTTGTGTTGGACAATCCAATGTTTCAGGATAAGATCCGGGACGCGAAAACAGGGTTCCAAACACGAGGCATACAAATATTCTGTCCAATTTCACCTGATCTCACGCTTATGATGTATGATCCCGATTGCTATCATATCCCCGGCACTGGGGTTGTTGAAGTCGGGAGCGATGCTGTAACTGAACTGAATAGGCTCCAGATAGTGAACGCACTAGACGCTGTATTCTATCAAACCGAAGGCAGAGAATCAGAGATACGTGTTCTACACGATGAAGTGGCAGATTTACGGCCTGAGAACATGACTCAGGTGGATTGGTTTGATGCGGATGATCCACGATTTGATACAGATAACGAGGTGTTTGGGATCGGGTCAACCGTTCCTGATTTCTCTCCAGAATTGCCTTTTATAGAATCACGGAATGCTGAATTCGATCTAATTCGATCGCCCGAGATGTATGCGAGGTTCAAATCGATGATCGAGGACGCACGCGACTATGCCAAAGAGCAGCTGGCACAAGACGAGTAG
- a CDS encoding DUF6293 family protein, with translation MSDRVHFIPVGFDFDRLIRPISKGEMEADRIVLLTHEGEPDDDPIDRAAQLAKNMTGKLERTFELIDIEVEIKAVNLEEMYEYETLYPKAHDYILEEIKKGNEVYVNISSMPRTVSFAFATAADSLIAEKQEEFEDIRDRVHTYYVAPKEYLVLEMLDVLEDAAEAFDELKEYEDLRVHQHYEAITDILDRVDESGVTEGTREDLDGDGHMFVEFPSSPGSNVKEFEEHVLRFLKGKGTFESTSELAEALAEENGEEYGESFRSRVQYNVSNLDTKGYVTRRDSGNRHETELSTMGRMWVETH, from the coding sequence ATGAGTGATAGGGTTCATTTCATTCCAGTCGGGTTTGATTTTGACCGCCTTATTCGTCCAATATCAAAGGGTGAGATGGAGGCTGACCGGATCGTGCTACTCACGCATGAAGGCGAGCCCGACGATGACCCGATAGACCGGGCAGCGCAGCTTGCAAAGAATATGACCGGGAAACTGGAGCGTACATTCGAGCTGATCGACATAGAGGTCGAAATTAAGGCAGTCAATCTTGAGGAGATGTACGAGTACGAGACGCTCTATCCCAAAGCGCATGACTACATTCTGGAGGAAATCAAGAAGGGGAACGAAGTCTACGTCAATATCTCCTCCATGCCGCGGACGGTGTCGTTCGCGTTTGCGACAGCTGCTGACTCATTGATAGCTGAGAAACAAGAGGAGTTCGAGGACATTCGTGATCGCGTACACACGTACTACGTGGCCCCCAAGGAGTATCTGGTCTTGGAAATGCTTGATGTGTTGGAAGATGCGGCCGAGGCCTTTGATGAACTGAAGGAGTACGAAGACCTTCGGGTACATCAGCACTATGAGGCGATCACCGACATACTAGATCGGGTCGATGAAAGTGGCGTGACAGAGGGTACGCGGGAAGATTTAGATGGTGACGGGCATATGTTCGTTGAGTTTCCGTCATCTCCTGGTAGCAACGTGAAAGAGTTCGAGGAGCATGTTCTTCGATTTCTCAAGGGGAAGGGTACGTTCGAATCGACCTCAGAACTTGCGGAGGCGTTGGCCGAGGAGAATGGTGAAGAATATGGCGAATCATTCAGAAGTCGAGTTCAGTACAATGTGTCTAACCTAGATACAAAGGGGTACGTCACCCGAAGGGATAGCGGAAATAGACACGAGACGGAACTATCGACAATGGGGCGTATGTGGGTAGAAACGCACTAA
- a CDS encoding DUF7558 family protein, translated as MQQTLTGCAFCDTPPGAEAGEAHTWGQDDRVTHPICVDCAIQSGPDPDERDHYACDGCGLVVDALAALTRFRVELGHLEGPLQLCEHCSPGGLATYWTRDLKEHLVAE; from the coding sequence ATGCAGCAGACGCTCACGGGGTGTGCATTCTGCGACACTCCGCCCGGCGCCGAGGCTGGCGAGGCGCATACGTGGGGTCAGGATGATCGGGTTACTCACCCCATCTGCGTCGACTGTGCGATCCAGTCGGGGCCGGATCCCGACGAGCGCGATCACTACGCCTGCGACGGGTGTGGACTCGTCGTCGACGCGCTTGCAGCGCTGACGCGGTTCCGCGTGGAACTGGGGCATCTCGAAGGCCCGTTGCAACTGTGCGAGCACTGTAGTCCAGGGGGGCTCGCAACGTACTGGACACGTGATCTCAAGGAGCATCTCGTGGCCGAGTGA